A section of the Sedimentisphaera cyanobacteriorum genome encodes:
- a CDS encoding VanZ family protein codes for MLLKIQYHAAFAAVVSTIILFFLTHIPADWLPEAGNYNDKTVHFAAYFMLAFLYNLSFSAASWKSVLISLMIAILLAGLGYLDEYTQQFFGREYCIADYYADLKGIILGTVSAKALKVVYYLITGKINFVLSK; via the coding sequence ATGCTTTTGAAAATTCAATATCATGCAGCTTTTGCTGCTGTTGTATCAACGATTATACTTTTTTTCCTTACGCATATCCCGGCAGATTGGCTGCCCGAGGCGGGAAATTATAATGATAAAACCGTTCATTTTGCAGCGTATTTTATGCTCGCTTTCCTTTATAATCTCAGTTTCAGCGCTGCAAGCTGGAAAAGTGTTTTAATAAGCCTTATGATTGCCATCCTGCTTGCAGGATTGGGCTATCTTGATGAATATACTCAGCAGTTTTTCGGCAGAGAATACTGCATCGCAGATTACTATGCAGACCTGAAGGGGATTATTTTAGGGACAGTTTCTGCGAAGGCGCTTAAAGTTGTGTATTATTTAATAACTGGCAAAATAAATTTTGTTTTGTCGAAGTAA
- a CDS encoding response regulator — MGEQNRILVIEDNKNDSSLIKLSFKKSRHSYLLKADFAEDLKTGLDFIQNNSYNLVLTDLGLPDSEGVATLTSVKKSSEDIPIIVLTGLDDDKIGLESIKNGASDYIVKNDQMIHSLPQFILYAIERNKVEKRVREEAAKLKAIFANINDGIASVGEDGKIVEVNKRFADCFNTKRSSIVGKYLKDLGDFGTFVADKMKTQPCNEPSEPCTYEIGKRVYEVKLNAVQGVNELSGYIITLMDVSELLRAKEAAERANHAKSDFLANMSHEIRTPMNAIIGISQTLSKYNLDNLTEKQIEGLKIINESGQRLLLLINDILDLSKIEAGRRDIKYDIFDPQELLLPLRSVAKGMVGDKEVEVALEIGSSVPDLIYSDKQKVNQVLLNILGNAVKFTEQGTVYLRCSLSGDMLNFEIEDTGIGIDKEDMNGIFDEFKQVDSSTTKKYSGTGLGLAICKKLLKLLGGGIDAESEVGKGTTFKFYVPANLDKIKAKHSSGYQLPGEEYDKSSEPLNIYQNAEFGESKGEDTEIKMPRVLLVEDNKFGRITVQMMIGDLYKVESAENGRVALDMLESSSYDVILMDIMMPEMDGVTAFRKLREKGLEVPVIALTAKAMKGDRDSLLAKGFNSYVSKPVDRDTLVDAIQSMLD; from the coding sequence ATGGGTGAACAAAATAGGATTTTAGTTATCGAAGACAACAAAAACGACAGTTCGCTTATAAAGCTGTCTTTCAAAAAATCCAGGCACTCATATCTGCTCAAGGCAGATTTTGCTGAGGACCTCAAAACCGGTTTGGATTTCATTCAAAATAACAGTTATAACCTTGTACTTACTGATCTTGGCCTTCCCGACAGTGAAGGGGTTGCTACGCTCACGAGCGTGAAAAAGAGTTCTGAAGATATACCGATCATTGTGCTCACAGGCCTTGATGACGACAAGATTGGCCTTGAATCCATAAAAAACGGGGCCTCAGACTATATCGTTAAAAACGACCAGATGATTCACTCTCTCCCGCAGTTCATACTTTACGCAATTGAGAGGAACAAAGTCGAAAAGAGGGTTCGTGAAGAAGCGGCTAAGCTCAAGGCGATATTTGCTAATATTAATGATGGTATAGCATCTGTAGGTGAGGATGGAAAGATAGTTGAAGTAAACAAACGCTTTGCTGACTGTTTTAATACTAAGAGAAGCTCGATTGTAGGCAAGTATTTGAAAGACCTCGGCGATTTTGGCACTTTTGTGGCAGACAAGATGAAAACTCAGCCTTGTAATGAGCCCTCTGAACCTTGCACTTACGAAATCGGCAAGCGGGTTTATGAGGTGAAGCTTAATGCAGTTCAGGGAGTGAACGAACTTAGCGGGTATATCATAACTCTTATGGATGTCTCTGAACTTCTCAGGGCAAAAGAAGCTGCTGAGAGAGCCAATCATGCAAAAAGCGATTTTCTTGCAAATATGAGCCATGAGATACGAACTCCAATGAATGCAATCATTGGGATTTCTCAAACACTTTCCAAATACAATCTGGACAACCTTACTGAGAAACAGATTGAAGGTCTTAAAATAATAAACGAAAGCGGACAGAGGCTTTTGCTTTTAATAAATGACATACTCGACCTATCCAAGATTGAAGCGGGCAGGCGGGACATAAAATACGATATCTTTGATCCCCAGGAGCTGCTTTTGCCTCTGAGAAGTGTGGCAAAGGGGATGGTCGGCGATAAAGAGGTGGAAGTTGCTCTTGAGATCGGCAGCTCCGTGCCCGATCTAATTTATTCTGATAAGCAGAAGGTTAATCAGGTACTTCTTAATATACTCGGCAATGCTGTTAAGTTCACTGAACAAGGCACAGTATATCTTAGATGCTCTCTAAGCGGCGATATGTTAAACTTTGAGATAGAAGATACTGGTATTGGTATTGACAAAGAAGATATGAACGGCATTTTTGATGAGTTCAAACAGGTTGACAGCTCTACTACAAAAAAATATTCAGGAACGGGTCTTGGTCTTGCAATATGCAAAAAGCTGCTTAAGCTTCTCGGCGGCGGCATTGATGCTGAAAGTGAGGTAGGCAAAGGCACTACTTTCAAGTTTTATGTTCCGGCTAATTTAGATAAGATCAAAGCAAAACACTCAAGCGGCTATCAGCTGCCCGGAGAGGAATACGATAAATCATCAGAGCCGCTGAATATTTATCAAAACGCAGAATTTGGAGAGTCCAAGGGTGAGGACACAGAGATAAAAATGCCTCGCGTTCTTTTGGTTGAAGACAACAAATTCGGCAGGATTACGGTGCAGATGATGATAGGGGATTTGTATAAAGTTGAAAGTGCAGAGAACGGCAGGGTCGCCCTTGATATGCTGGAAAGTTCAAGCTATGATGTTATACTTATGGATATAATGATGCCTGAGATGGATGGCGTAACAGCATTCAGAAAACTTCGAGAGAAAGGACTTGAAGTTCCCGTTATTGCGCTGACAGCTAAGGCAATGAAGGGAGACAGAGACAGCCTCCTTGCCAAGGGTTTCAATTCGTATGTTTCCAAGCCTGTTGACAGAGACACGCTCGTTGATGCAATACAGAGTATGCTTGATTGA